In Lycium barbarum isolate Lr01 chromosome 9, ASM1917538v2, whole genome shotgun sequence, the DNA window TTGTCGCCATTTAATGATCTCAAATTTAACCAATAAAACTTTTGAACTATTGAACTTTTAAACTATTGGAGaaaaaaagtaagaaaaaatAGAACAGAAAGTATGTAATCTTATGAGAGAAGGGAAAAGAAAGATTGTTATATTGGACAAAATAATGAGGAGGAGAGTTTAAAATATCTATATATCTattatttcgaaaaaaaaaagggaaggggGGATGGGGGCAAACTAAAGCAAGTGCCTTACTTGTTTCACCATGAAGCTGGCACTGCTCAAGATTGAAGAATATTCATAGGTGTAGAGTACGTATTTTCACGCGATCGCGGTGGTCAACATGTATCGACTTCTCCGTTATCGTGATCCATTTATCTATGAATGTGCTCAGTCACCAGGTCACCTAACCTTGTGATCACAAACTAGACGCCGCGGTTGTACCAGATACAAAAATTTGAATAATTATTTTTGAATTTCACCTTGTTTTAAAATCTGTCTGAACCCCCTGTATCCCAACCTATATACAATAGACATCTGTGGTCCGATCTTTTCCCAGCCTCCGTACATAACGGGAGCTTAGTGAATCGGGCTGCCCCTAAACAACAATATCAAAAGTGTGCTCAAAATGATCGCTTGAATTGTTACATATTATTGGAGTCACTTCTTTGCGACGATGGTATCCTAGTATAGTCTGGCACATATTTCGACAGTGGTAACCTGATATTAGTTGAttcttaaaaattattttcttatttctAATAATTAACGTGTAGTTGTTGATGTATGACAAAGATATAGTATAGCTTGCAAgatgttgaattgtgtgaccaCATCATACCGAAGGGATCACAAGTATTAATTAACGTGTGGACGATCGAATTTGGTTTTGGAATTCGAACTTGGACATGCAAGGGAAATTTTTTGAATTGATTTCATTTGGTGCTGGCTGAAGAATATGCCCTGACTTGCCACTTTTGAGAATGGTCCCAAAGATGTTGGGCTCACTCATGAATTTCTTCAATTGAAAACTCAAAGCAGACATTGGGCCAAAAGAATTAGACAGCTGGAGGGGAAGTTTGGTATCACCTTAGCCAAAGCCGCTCATCCTTTGCgagttattccatcttctattCTAGATGTTAGGCTCACTCTTGAATTTCTTCAATAGAAAACTCAAAGCAGTCGTTGGGCCAAAAGAATTAGACAGCTGGAGGAGAAGTTTGGTATCACCTTAGCCAAAGCCGCTCATCCTTTGTGAGTTCTATCCTTGATGTTGCTAAGCTGTATATATGATAAATAAATAACTATTTTTTGTCACTCCTCAAAATAATGTAACGCAAAGAGGTGTTGTTCTTGTTGACGAAGAGAATTCAAGTCAAGGTATCTCAAGATTTTCTAGTAGGCTAGTTACATCATATTTTCTAGTAGGCTATTGGCCTTGTAGGTTTGAAAAATCCATTATCCTTGTAGGTTGAGAAATTCATTTTCTTGTAGGTTTGGGGATACTTGAGACTTAATTTATAGGGGTTGTAATTTCCGATTCTTTAATTTTTACTATTCTTCTCATTCATAGTGGAAAGTTCTCTCTGTTTTTTGCCCTAAAGACGTAGGCTTGGCTGAACCTCGCTAAATCCTAGtgtttttgcttcttctatagtTGATTTATATGTAATTGAGCTTTAGTTCACCCACAATCTTTTGCAACACTATTAGCATAATCAGGCAACAACAAATCCAAGAGTATTCCCAATTCTTATTTTTCCTCTTTAACTTTATggacattttaaaaataaaattgaggTTGGGAAGCCTGGGAGGGGGTAAGGAAATTGCATCTCTAAAATTTAAAGGATAAAAGAGAAAAGCACGGACCAGGAGCGTGGATTTTATATGATTCTGATTGATCTCTTCGGGATTTTCTGCACTAATgtttagaaatacttccaaaacATCACTCTTTTCACTGTGGTTCCTTTTCTTTTCCTCCAACCTCTCATCGATCAAATCACCAAAAATTTTAAACAACTTACCAAAATGAATCTTTGAGCGATACCTTATTCTTTGAGGATCAATCTTTTCAAGTACAGGGAAAAAATCCACTAGGTTGATCTTCCCAACCTCATGCATAATGCCCAAGATCACGTCTTTCAACTCAACCTTTAAATTTCAAAAAATGTCATAAAAAGTTATATTAACAGCATGTTTAATGCACCGTTTAgtacacaaaaaaaaatcataacacGGAGTCGAGTTGTCACAAACATGTTATTCAGTTCTACCTTTGAATCCGAAAAGGGGTCAACCAAGTCCTTGGAGAAAAGGGTGTTGGACATCAAATTGAAAATAGTCTTGAAAGTAACTTGACCTACATCCAAAGCTTGACCTTCTTGGCTACATTTTGCACAATAAGCAAGCAAGTCTTTCACCTTTTGAGACCTTAGATGTTGATTTGCATCAACCCTATTGGAAGAGAGGAGGTAAGTGTTCCAGATTTTCCGAAGCGTTCGCCATTGAGGACAAACAGGAAGCCATATCATAGAAAATTTGCAATGGCTGTGTGCTTGAAGGGCATCAGGGATAAATCTAGTGGAAAAGGCTAAGTCTTGTTTCTGAAGGACTTGTTTTGCCATGGCTGATGAAGAAATGACTACTGTTGTTATTTGTCCTAGTTTTAAACTCATAATTGGACCATAAATTTGTTCAAGATTGGCTAGTGATCTATGAGGTTTTGCACTTAACAAGTTAAAGTTTCCAATAATTGGCCATGGTGATGGCCCTGGTGGAAGCTTTTTGCTACCTCTGCTGGTTAATTTTGCTAGAATATATAGCAAACTCAAGGCAAAAATTGATCCCAGTACAAGTGTGTAGTAATCCATTATGCCTCTCCCACTCTCATCCTTCAACTTTGATATGATCCACAAAGTTGATGTGTAAGAAAGTTGCATGCTCTAGTACCAATTCCGAACGCATATTTATGTGTAATTAAGTCAGTGGCGGAGTGGCGGATCTAGCTTGCTAGGTGGGGTTCCATTGAACCCCCAACTTTCGACtcggagcataaatttatgtgtaaaatttTATTAAAACTGCAATAAATAGTAGACATGAACTCATAAATTTTAAAATACGACGGAATTATACTAAGAATCTTAAGATTGAATCCATAGAATTTAATCCTGGATCCGCCTATGTATGTGTTACATGACTTCCATTAATAATCTGATACCTGAAACTCAATCTAATCTAGATTTGCGTCGTGTAGAGCTTAAAAAGAGGGAAGTGTTTTCCCACTAGGAATTTCTTCATTTTAAAGGCTTCAACCCGAAACTTCTAGTTAAGGATGATAGAGTGATCTTATCCATTATATTTCACCACACCGGTTGGTGGTCTCATATGTTGGTTGAGATCTAGATGACAAACGTATAATTGCTTTGGAATGAtggaattatttttcatgaaaaatattttcatgGATAGTACTTTCTGATTGTTTGGTCGGTCAGTAGAAAATActtagtagaaaaaaaaaattgaagattaATAACGATATCAACATTTTGGATTGTGTTTTGATATACTTTTAAGCAACAAAGAATATTGATAATAATAATGTTTACGTGTTAGTTGGAGTGAGTGCTACGGACTTGCAAGTTAAAATAATTATATAAGAAAAATGACTTCCGCATGTTAGTGAGACATGATACAAGATGTTATCTTTGGAAAATACTTGTATCAAACATTAGAAACttgactaagagcctgtttggatgggcttattttaagcagcttataagttgtttgggtagctcaacttatttttttgggcagcttataagctgttttagataagctaagtcaaacgagccctattatttttttaaacttattttaagcacaaaatgactttaagttggctagccaaacactcaaaaaggctgaaaacaacttataagcaacttataagctatttttaatttttttttgggtgtttGGTAAAAcagaaaagtgcttaaaataaattaaaaagtgcttaaaataaatcAAAAACAAGAAGTTGGGAAACCccaacttttttctttttggcttaaaagacattttggtttgaccaacgaTTTTACTCTTTTATCTCTTATATTTTCTTCTAATTTCAATATTACCCTCACTACTTAAAAAAAGTGCTTAAAAACACTTGTGTATCAAACAaatcaacaattttttttccagcaacAATACTTTTATCCGAACatataactgcttatttataaaataacttttagCACTTAAAAAatactttaagcacttatgcttaaaagccacttttttcagctaattcaaacgggctctaacTCATGAAATTCTCATTTAGAAAAATGACAACACGTCAAATTGCTTATCAATAATAAAATGTAGAGGAATCCAATACAGAAGCATTTAATCGGGATCACCTAAAAACCTTCCTAAATTTGGTAAGAGTTATTAGGTGTACCCTGTAAACTATTCATACTCTTAATTGTCCCTATTAGCTTGGCTATTTAATACTCcttccgttcatttttacttgtccagtttgaaAATTAAGAGATAATTTATCAATTTATATCTGTTTTACCATTATTATTAGTGCTTTAATTATTTCCAATTCATATCCCAACATTAGATGACTTATAATAATTAAgagtgatatagtaaaattgttattttatttattatttcttaattgGTGTGTCAAATCAAACATGAACAAATAAACATGGACGggttcagtggcggagccagaaatttTATCAAGgggtgtcaatttttttttttaagtcaaaAAAATAAGCATGTTGCCAACTGGGATCAAACACACAACCTTGTTAGCTTGAACCTTTGATACCCCTCAACCACTCAGCTAAGCCCTCAACTTATTAAAGGAGGTGTCAATagtaatacatatatgtataaaatcaGAATTTCACATACCTATACAAcgtaattttccggcgaaggggtGTTGCTTGACACCCCTCGGGACCAGGTAGCTCCGCCCCCGGACGGGTTGAGTAGTCGTTGCCCTTGGATGATCTCATCCCAGGGACACACACGCGCTAGTCACGTGATTTTTGTGTTCACATggcattttttgaaaatattttttttttcctttttaaactCATTATATTTTAGATCATCTTTTTCGAtcaattttattaaaaataataatttggttCGAAATCAACTATTTAAGCTGATTTTTTTATTTGGTTAAAACTGACAAAGTTTTAGTCAAATGTTTTACAATTCAacctgaaaaagaaaaaatacacAGTTGAAACAAATAGTTAACATATCTACAAGGGATACACAGTTTGAGCTTCGTTATTTTGGCTAAAAATTTCTGCTTGGCTGAAAACAATGGAGCTTTAAGCAaggtttttttaaaatttttttttttttttacaaatttcaTTATTTGAAAACCATTAAGACTTTCGCATCATTATATTTATCATGAACTTTTAAAAACTTCAAAAGTCAACTTATACACAGCTGTAGACTAATTACACAATGCCTAACTTTTGAGTAATTGTTCTCATGCTCCTATTGAATTGCATAGTCTGAAAATGGATGTAGAGTTATTATCAAAGGCCTAACTTGTTTGGTATACAATAACTACTTTTGTCCATCAGTGTTAAATGCAGATTATTTATTCTCATGCTCCCGTTCTCTtcatctcaaattatctgtcgtgaTTTTTAAATCAAACACGTATGTTTGCAGGATCATCGAATTTGTTTTACCGTCAAACAGTTCAATCACATGTTCTATAAAGTTCACGGTCTATGATCGTACAGTGTTTCAGAATTTCGTTCTCAATTATCTGTAGTAGAATGGTTATAGTCCTAACCGTTGTTTTCCCCTTTTGTGTTTTGTAAAtattaaatatataaaaaaagtaTTACTTATTTTATTTATGTGGATAGGGTTGGCCCACATGTTGGCCGGTCCAATTTCCTTCATTATTTGTTAGTTTAGGAGTCCAAGacaaaattattatatttttccattttgcccttagtaGTAATTGTTCTTGATGACTATAAACACCTCAATTATGGGGACGATATATTAATAGAGTAAATATTCAACGAGGATAGATTATATCTtaattaagacataactaaaagtaatatttcttaaggagcgtgtaaaaaaaaaacacgaTAGCTAATTTGAGTGGGGGAGTATTTGATAATACAAATTCCATCAAACACTGATCGATTTGCGGGGGCGAATGTAGTTCCTCAGTAACATGTTCATCCGAACTCAGTATTAGATATATATATGCTCTGCCTTGAAATTAACGGGGTTATGTTAGCACCAAAAAGGAGTTGATTTCTCGGAAGGTCACTCAACTATCGCAAttgtaacacaaaagtcacttaactttgttttgtaactggaaagtcactcaactttcatcatttgtaacacaaaagtcacttaactttgtGTTGTAACTGGAAAGTCACTCAAGTTTCATCTTTGTAACACAAAAGTCATTCAACTCATTACTCAACTTTTGTCGATGTGACATTTTTTAAAAAGTTAAATCCTTATTTAATATAAACTCACTCAATTTTACCATTTAGTGACCCGCTATCCAATGAATTTAGGGTAGGGTTTGATGAGGATGTCTGTGAATTGATCAGTAGTGTAAATTTTGTAAAGCAGAGA includes these proteins:
- the LOC132610507 gene encoding geraniol 8-hydroxylase-like → MDYYTLVLGSIFALSLLYILAKLTSRGSKKLPPGPSPWPIIGNFNLLSAKPHRSLANLEQIYGPIMSLKLGQITTVVISSSAMAKQVLQKQDLAFSTRFIPDALQAHSHCKFSMIWLPVCPQWRTLRKIWNTYLLSSNRVDANQHLRSQKVKDLLAYCAKCSQEGQALDVGQVTFKTIFNLMSNTLFSKDLVDPFSDSKVELNNMFVTTRLRVMIFFCVLNGALNMLLI